The following proteins come from a genomic window of Pseudomonas hygromyciniae:
- a CDS encoding penicillin-binding protein activator, translating to MIACLRLFSALCLAALLAACASSPSSSLGELPRTPDATIEQLLEQATSAKTPEKAALLRLSAADMAFHQNNPGRSAQILAQVPLDSLKPAAQVFASTLAAELAMTRNQPKAALTALDHPSLQNLKQLPPEQQIRTGTVHARAYEADGQTLAAARERVAMAPLLTGDAAASNHEAIWSLIAAVPGEQLQATGNPTLDGWISLAQAVKNAGTLEQQQAAIDTWRAQNPAHPAAVQLPMQLTKLKELASQPLNKIALLLPQQGPLASVAKALREGFMAAHYQAQQAGQKPPVIEVYDSSRVSSIDEFYKQAQADGVQLVVGPLEKPLVKQLSARPQLPITTLALNYSEGDQGSAQLFQFGLAAEDEAREVSRRARADGLHRAAAMVPKGEWGERVFKAFRQDWEANGGTLIGVEYVDQPVALAQQIADLFKLRQSEGRAKSLQSTVGADVAAQPSRRQDIEFIFLAVTPQQAQQIKPTLNFQYAGDVPVYATSHVFSASGDKNQYNDMNGIMFCETPWLLNTTDPLRNQVATQWPQANGSLGRLYAMGVDAYRLAPRLGQLKALPDTRIDGLSGNLGMSPSQRIERQMPWAKFVSGQVERLPDTPR from the coding sequence ATGATCGCTTGCCTGCGGCTGTTCTCTGCCCTTTGCCTGGCTGCCCTGTTGGCGGCTTGCGCAAGCTCGCCCTCGTCAAGCCTTGGCGAACTCCCACGGACCCCGGATGCCACCATCGAGCAACTGCTCGAACAGGCGACTTCGGCCAAGACCCCGGAAAAAGCTGCACTGCTGCGCCTGAGCGCGGCGGACATGGCCTTTCACCAGAATAATCCCGGCCGCTCTGCGCAGATCCTCGCGCAAGTGCCACTGGACAGCCTCAAGCCGGCCGCCCAGGTCTTTGCCAGCACCCTGGCGGCAGAACTGGCCATGACCCGCAACCAGCCCAAGGCAGCGTTGACGGCACTGGACCATCCAAGCCTGCAAAACCTCAAGCAATTGCCGCCGGAGCAACAGATCCGCACCGGCACCGTGCATGCTCGCGCCTATGAAGCCGACGGCCAGACCCTGGCTGCCGCTCGTGAACGCGTGGCCATGGCGCCGCTGCTCACCGGCGATGCCGCTGCCAGCAACCACGAAGCCATCTGGAGCCTGATTGCCGCCGTGCCTGGCGAGCAGTTGCAAGCCACCGGCAACCCTACCCTCGACGGCTGGATCAGCCTGGCCCAGGCCGTGAAAAACGCCGGCACCCTGGAGCAGCAACAAGCTGCCATCGACACCTGGCGCGCGCAGAACCCTGCGCACCCGGCGGCGGTACAACTGCCTATGCAGTTGACCAAGCTCAAGGAACTGGCCAGCCAGCCACTGAATAAAATCGCCCTGCTGCTGCCACAACAAGGACCGCTGGCCAGCGTGGCCAAGGCCCTGCGCGAAGGTTTCATGGCTGCCCACTACCAGGCGCAACAGGCCGGGCAGAAGCCGCCGGTCATCGAGGTCTATGACAGCTCGCGCGTCAGCTCCATCGATGAGTTCTACAAACAGGCCCAGGCTGACGGTGTGCAATTGGTTGTCGGCCCATTGGAAAAACCGCTGGTCAAGCAACTCAGCGCCCGCCCCCAATTGCCTATCACCACCCTGGCCCTGAACTACAGCGAAGGCGATCAAGGCTCGGCCCAACTGTTCCAGTTTGGCCTGGCGGCCGAAGACGAAGCACGCGAAGTATCGCGCCGCGCCCGTGCCGACGGCCTGCACCGCGCCGCTGCCATGGTGCCCAAAGGCGAATGGGGCGAGCGCGTGTTCAAGGCATTCCGCCAAGACTGGGAAGCCAATGGCGGCACCCTGATCGGCGTCGAGTATGTCGACCAGCCTGTGGCCCTGGCCCAGCAGATCGCTGACCTGTTCAAGCTGCGTCAGAGCGAAGGTCGCGCCAAGAGCCTGCAAAGCACGGTTGGCGCTGACGTCGCGGCACAGCCATCGCGTCGCCAGGACATCGAGTTCATCTTCCTCGCCGTGACACCGCAACAGGCCCAGCAGATCAAGCCGACGCTGAACTTCCAGTACGCGGGTGATGTGCCGGTGTACGCCACGTCCCACGTGTTTAGCGCCAGCGGCGACAAGAACCAGTACAACGACATGAACGGCATCATGTTCTGCGAGACGCCGTGGCTGCTCAACACCACCGACCCGCTGCGCAACCAGGTCGCTACACAATGGCCACAAGCCAATGGCAGCCTGGGCCGCCTGTATGCGATGGGTGTTGATGCCTACCGCCTGGCACCGCGCCTGGGCCAACTCAAGGCGCTGCCTGATACACGTATCGACGGTCTTTCCGGCAACCTGGGCATGAGCCCGAGCCAACGGATCGAACGCCAGATGCCGTGGGCTAAGTTTGTCAGTGGCCAGGTCGAACGCCTGCCCGATACCCCGCGCTGA
- a CDS encoding YraN family protein → MPPRSSAQSGKDAELQALEHLQQQGLRLLAQNWLCKRGELDLVMLDGDTVVFVEVRYRKYAQWGGALASIDERKRQKLILAAQFFLLSERRWADSPCRFDVVAIESTAHGTADLNWLRNAFDG, encoded by the coding sequence ATGCCACCACGCTCCAGCGCACAAAGCGGCAAGGATGCCGAACTACAAGCACTTGAACACTTGCAACAACAGGGTCTGCGCCTGCTGGCGCAGAACTGGTTGTGTAAACGCGGCGAGCTTGATCTGGTCATGCTTGACGGCGATACAGTAGTATTTGTCGAAGTCCGCTACAGAAAATACGCACAATGGGGTGGCGCGCTCGCCAGTATCGACGAGCGCAAACGCCAAAAGCTGATACTCGCCGCGCAGTTTTTCCTGCTCAGTGAACGTCGCTGGGCTGACTCCCCCTGCCGTTTCGATGTGGTTGCCATAGAAAGCACCGCCCACGGAACCGCTGATCTGAACTGGCTGCGCAACGCCTTCGATGGTTGA
- a CDS encoding phosphoheptose isomerase, protein MDMQSRIRQLFQASIDTKQQAMDVLAPHIEQASQVMVNALLNEGKMLSCGNGGSAGDAQHFSSELLNRFERERPSLPAIALTTDSSTITSIANDYSYNEIFSKQIRALGQPGDVLLAISTSGNSANIIQAIQAAHDREMIVVALTGRDGGGMASLLLPEDVEIRVPANVTARIQEVHLLTIHCLCDLIDSQLFGSEE, encoded by the coding sequence ATGGACATGCAATCCCGAATTCGCCAGCTTTTCCAGGCCAGTATCGATACCAAGCAACAGGCGATGGACGTACTTGCACCGCACATCGAGCAAGCCAGCCAGGTCATGGTCAACGCCCTGCTCAACGAAGGCAAAATGCTTTCGTGCGGCAACGGTGGTTCGGCCGGCGACGCCCAGCATTTCTCTTCGGAGCTGCTCAACCGCTTTGAGCGCGAGCGCCCGAGCTTGCCGGCGATCGCACTGACCACCGACTCGTCGACGATCACCTCGATCGCCAACGACTACAGCTACAACGAAATCTTTTCCAAACAAATCCGTGCCCTCGGCCAACCGGGCGATGTGCTGCTGGCTATTTCAACCAGCGGCAACTCGGCGAACATTATTCAAGCGATCCAGGCCGCACATGATCGCGAAATGATTGTCGTAGCATTGACCGGGCGCGACGGCGGCGGCATGGCCTCGCTGCTATTGCCCGAAGACGTGGAAATCCGCGTCCCGGCCAATGTCACTGCACGTATTCAGGAAGTCCATCTGCTGACGATCCACTGCCTGTGCGATCTGATCGACAGCCAACTGTTCGGGAGTGAAGAATGA
- a CDS encoding BON domain-containing protein → MTVNRLSLMAITLCLAISGCTSAITATRDTPIQDDRGTRTFGSKIDDSLIETKVGVNVAKAATDLGNGASRIVVTSFNGIVLLAGQTPRADLKTQAEQAASTVQRVKKVHNELQVAQPITLLAISNDAVLTTKIKAQMLTDSAIPGSRIKVVTDNGIVYLMGLLTQQEATRATNLVQGVSGVQKIVKLFEYID, encoded by the coding sequence ATGACCGTTAACCGCCTCAGCCTTATGGCCATCACGCTGTGCCTCGCTATCAGCGGCTGCACCTCGGCCATTACTGCGACCCGCGACACACCGATCCAGGACGACCGGGGCACACGTACCTTTGGCAGCAAGATCGATGATTCGCTGATCGAAACCAAGGTCGGCGTCAACGTAGCCAAGGCCGCTACCGATCTGGGCAACGGCGCATCGCGCATTGTCGTGACCAGCTTCAACGGCATCGTGCTGCTCGCCGGGCAAACCCCGCGCGCCGACCTCAAGACCCAGGCCGAACAAGCCGCCTCGACCGTACAACGGGTCAAGAAGGTCCACAACGAATTGCAGGTCGCACAACCCATCACCCTGCTGGCAATCAGCAACGATGCGGTGCTGACCACCAAGATCAAGGCGCAGATGCTGACCGACAGCGCGATTCCCGGCTCCCGGATCAAGGTCGTGACTGACAATGGCATCGTCTACCTGATGGGCCTTTTGACCCAACAGGAAGCCACCCGCGCTACCAACCTGGTACAGGGTGTGTCCGGAGTACAGAAAATCGTGAAGCTGTTCGAATACATCGACTGA
- a CDS encoding OmpA family protein, with protein MFTSRRLLVVATAVALLSGCASPNPYDGSQGQADNGSQGMSKTAKYGGLGALAGALAGAAIDHNNRGKGALIGAAVAGIGAAGYGYYADQQEKKLRESMANTGVEVQRQGDQIKLIMPGNITFATNSDAIASSFYTPLNNLAGSLKQFNQNTIQIVGYTDSTGSRQLNMDLSQRRAQSVANYLTSQGVSPTNLTTRGAGPDNPIASNADVNGRAQNRRVEVNLGPIPGQQYGQPAQQQQQNNQFQGNPYQQYQ; from the coding sequence ATGTTCACTTCGCGTCGTCTGCTTGTTGTTGCTACCGCGGTAGCCCTATTGTCGGGCTGTGCTTCCCCTAATCCTTACGATGGCAGCCAGGGACAGGCGGACAACGGTTCACAAGGCATGAGCAAAACCGCCAAGTACGGCGGCCTCGGCGCGCTGGCGGGGGCGCTGGCTGGTGCGGCCATTGACCATAACAACCGTGGCAAGGGTGCGCTGATCGGCGCAGCGGTGGCGGGTATTGGTGCTGCAGGTTATGGCTATTACGCTGACCAGCAGGAAAAGAAACTGCGCGAAAGCATGGCCAACACCGGCGTCGAGGTGCAACGCCAGGGTGATCAGATCAAGTTGATCATGCCAGGTAACATCACGTTCGCCACCAACTCCGATGCTATTGCCAGCAGCTTCTATACCCCACTGAATAACCTGGCCGGTTCGCTCAAGCAGTTTAACCAGAACACCATCCAGATCGTCGGCTACACCGACAGCACCGGCAGTCGCCAGCTGAATATGGACCTGTCCCAGCGTCGTGCGCAAAGCGTGGCCAATTACCTGACTTCCCAAGGTGTCAGCCCGACCAACCTGACTACCCGTGGTGCCGGCCCGGATAACCCGATTGCCAGCAATGCCGACGTCAATGGCCGCGCGCAGAACCGTCGGGTAGAGGTCAACCTCGGACCGATCCCTGGTCAGCAGTATGGTCAGCCTGCCCAACAACAGCAGCAGAACAACCAGTTCCAAGGCAATCCATACCAGCAGTACCAGTAA
- a CDS encoding MBL fold metallo-hydrolase gives MHATTPRLIRETFPVGPLQCNCTIIGDPISKKAIVVDPGGNHELILARLDALGLKVVSIIHTHAHLDHFLASGQLKEKTGATLHLHKEDQFLWDNLEMQCQMFGVPYTPVPAPDRWLADDEELACGCGVALHTPGHTPGSMSFWFADAKLLIAGDTLFRRGVGRTDLWGGDQATIVRSIQQRLYTLDEDATVVTGHGPDTRLGDEMRENPFVRA, from the coding sequence ATGCACGCGACAACTCCCCGACTGATCCGCGAAACCTTCCCCGTCGGCCCATTGCAGTGCAACTGCACGATCATCGGTGACCCGATCAGCAAGAAGGCGATCGTGGTCGATCCGGGCGGCAACCATGAACTGATCCTGGCACGCCTGGACGCGCTGGGCTTGAAGGTGGTGAGCATCATTCATACCCATGCGCACCTGGATCACTTCCTGGCTTCCGGCCAATTGAAAGAAAAGACCGGCGCCACGCTGCACCTGCACAAGGAAGATCAGTTCCTGTGGGATAACCTGGAAATGCAGTGCCAAATGTTCGGTGTGCCCTACACCCCGGTGCCAGCGCCGGATCGTTGGTTGGCCGATGATGAAGAGCTGGCCTGTGGCTGTGGCGTGGCTTTGCACACGCCTGGGCATACGCCGGGTTCCATGAGTTTCTGGTTTGCCGATGCCAAGCTGCTGATCGCCGGGGACACCTTGTTCCGGCGCGGGGTAGGGCGTACGGATTTGTGGGGTGGCGACCAGGCAACCATCGTGCGTTCGATCCAGCAGCGCCTGTATACCCTGGACGAAGACGCGACCGTGGTGACGGGGCATGGCCCGGATACGCGCCTGGGGGATGAAATGCGTGAGAATCCGTTCGTCAGGGCGTGA
- a CDS encoding OsmC domain/YcaO domain-containing protein encodes MEIKVNFLDNLRLEAKFDDFTVVADQPIRYKGDGSAPGPFDYFLASSALCAAYFVKLYCSTRNIPTDNIRLSQNNIVDPENRYNQIFKIQVELPADISDKDRQGILRSIDRCTVKKVVQAGPEFVIEEVENLDADAQALLMPASASDAGTYIAGKDLPLEQTIANMSAILAGLGMKIEIASWRNIVPNVWSLHIRDAHSPMCFTNGKGATKEGALASALGEFIERLNCNFFYNDQFWGEDIANAAFVHYPDERWFKPGRNDALPPEILDEYCLKIYNRDGELRGSHLIDTNSGNEERGIVSLPFVRQSDGEVVYFPSNLIENLYLSNGMSAGNTLAEAQVQCLSEIFERAVKREIIEGEFALPDVPAHVLAKYPGILAGIQALEEQGFPVLVKDASLGGEFPVMCVTLMNPRTGGVFASFGAHPSLEVALERSLTELLQGRSFEGLNDLPQPTFEGHAVTEPNNFVEHFIDSSGVVSWRFFSAKSDYEFVEWDFSGQGEDSNAEEAATLFGILEGMGKQVYMAVYEHIGAKACRILVPDYSEIYPVDDLIWDNTNKALFFRADILNLHSLDEDGLQALVERLVESELDDYTDITTLIGIEFDDNTAWGQLTILELKLLIYLALQQYEEAKEAVEMFLQYNDNTVERGLFYQAVNAVLEMQLDEDLELADYEANFRRMFGNERMDAAIGSVEGSVRFHGLTPTSMKLEGLDRHLRLIDSYKKLHAARANS; translated from the coding sequence ATGGAAATCAAGGTCAATTTTCTCGACAACCTCCGGCTTGAAGCCAAGTTCGATGACTTCACCGTGGTGGCCGACCAGCCGATTCGCTACAAGGGCGATGGCTCGGCCCCCGGTCCGTTCGACTACTTCCTGGCTTCGTCGGCGTTGTGCGCGGCTTACTTTGTGAAGTTGTACTGCAGCACGCGCAATATCCCCACGGACAACATCCGCCTGTCGCAGAACAACATTGTCGATCCGGAAAACCGCTACAACCAGATCTTCAAGATTCAGGTCGAGTTGCCTGCGGATATTTCCGACAAGGATCGCCAAGGCATCCTGCGCTCCATTGATCGCTGCACGGTCAAGAAGGTGGTCCAGGCCGGGCCTGAGTTTGTCATCGAAGAGGTGGAAAACCTCGACGCCGACGCCCAGGCATTGTTGATGCCGGCTTCTGCTTCAGACGCGGGCACCTATATCGCAGGCAAGGACCTGCCGCTGGAGCAGACCATCGCCAACATGTCGGCGATTCTGGCGGGCCTGGGCATGAAGATTGAAATCGCCTCGTGGCGCAATATCGTGCCCAATGTCTGGTCGCTGCATATCCGCGATGCCCATTCGCCGATGTGCTTTACCAACGGCAAGGGCGCGACCAAGGAAGGCGCACTGGCATCGGCCCTGGGCGAGTTTATCGAACGCCTGAACTGCAACTTTTTCTACAACGATCAGTTCTGGGGCGAAGACATTGCCAACGCGGCGTTTGTGCATTACCCGGATGAGCGCTGGTTCAAGCCGGGCCGCAACGATGCGCTGCCGCCTGAGATCCTCGACGAGTACTGCCTGAAGATCTACAACCGCGATGGCGAATTGCGTGGTTCGCACCTGATCGACACCAACTCTGGCAATGAAGAACGTGGCATCGTCTCGCTGCCTTTCGTGCGTCAGTCAGACGGCGAGGTGGTGTATTTCCCCTCCAACCTGATCGAAAACCTGTACCTGAGCAACGGCATGAGTGCCGGTAACACCCTGGCCGAAGCCCAGGTGCAGTGCCTGTCGGAGATCTTCGAGCGCGCGGTCAAACGCGAAATCATCGAAGGCGAATTCGCCCTGCCGGATGTCCCGGCCCATGTGCTGGCCAAATACCCGGGCATCCTCGCCGGTATCCAGGCCCTGGAAGAGCAGGGATTCCCGGTGCTGGTCAAGGATGCCTCCCTGGGCGGCGAATTCCCGGTGATGTGCGTCACCCTGATGAACCCGCGTACCGGTGGGGTGTTTGCCTCGTTCGGTGCCCACCCAAGCCTGGAAGTGGCGCTGGAGCGCAGCTTGACCGAGTTGCTCCAAGGCCGCAGTTTCGAAGGCCTGAACGACTTGCCGCAGCCGACCTTCGAAGGGCATGCGGTCACTGAGCCGAACAACTTTGTTGAACACTTCATTGATTCCAGCGGCGTGGTGTCGTGGCGCTTCTTCAGTGCCAAATCCGACTACGAGTTCGTGGAATGGGACTTCTCCGGCCAGGGCGAAGACTCCAACGCTGAAGAGGCCGCCACCTTGTTCGGCATTCTCGAAGGCATGGGCAAGCAGGTCTACATGGCGGTCTACGAGCATATCGGCGCCAAGGCCTGCCGTATCCTGGTGCCGGACTATTCGGAAATCTATCCGGTTGACGACCTGATCTGGGATAACACCAACAAGGCGCTGTTCTTCCGCGCCGATATCCTGAACTTGCACAGCCTGGATGAGGACGGCCTGCAAGCGCTGGTCGAGCGCCTGGTGGAAAGCGAACTGGATGACTACACCGATATCACCACGCTGATCGGCATCGAGTTCGACGACAACACCGCCTGGGGCCAGTTGACCATCCTGGAGTTGAAGTTACTGATCTATCTCGCCCTGCAGCAGTATGAAGAGGCGAAAGAGGCGGTGGAGATGTTCCTGCAATACAACGACAACACCGTCGAACGCGGCCTGTTCTACCAGGCGGTGAATGCGGTGCTGGAGATGCAACTGGACGAGGACCTGGAATTGGCAGACTACGAGGCCAACTTCCGCCGGATGTTTGGCAACGAGCGCATGGATGCCGCTATCGGTTCGGTAGAAGGCAGCGTGCGGTTCCATGGTTTGACGCCAACCAGCATGAAACTCGAAGGCCTGGACCGACACCTGCGGTTGATCGACAGCTACAAGAAACTGCACGCCGCACGGGCCAATAGCTAG